In Labilibaculum sp. DW002, one DNA window encodes the following:
- a CDS encoding LamG domain-containing protein, which yields MKAIKLNIKMLSYLAAFLMVFTISACDDDDKSGTFETSSLEALVTEAEGLIANSEEGINAGDFKPGAKAELQTVVDWVLWTIDRADNQEDISDAAVKLQRYIDIFKANTVAVAMPWIQQENDTYIQISDNIKTVLGGEWTIELKCYIVDLNTKGYSNNLFSAEQMGPDSGFGARYFGDGKIQIVTGNSNWVDSGDQAGPGTMIAGDWMDVTMTSTGTHHELFINGSKVAEVDNTHLVAADAPFVIGNSPTWTDRVCNTLVKDFRVWNSVLDESTINANRTASFEGTESGLECYFPFGSDLGESFVDVTGKYTATIKGKVEWISEPPVIVLDKAKLTAAIQDITDFKATVVEGDMDGDYPAGTIAYIDALIVDANDALINETRQSGLDDKADALAAATDLINSMLVGDADGILIDRDVPSAVGLRITPNYTPQEDYTVEFNVKVKSFFGYGTGEFFNNGEYGIWVYGYEELTEENVLNTGRLWNFTNAGNGWQGPKAEALSIKAGEWQHVAIVHDDAARTTILYVDGVAKGIQEDIGAPNNSGWGEMWLGNGWGKMDGYMKDFRLWDVARDAADLDAVIDGTEAGLNVYFPLDRVKGVKFSDETGTYQGDMRGISWNVVED from the coding sequence ATGAAAGCAATAAAATTAAATATAAAAATGTTGTCATATCTGGCTGCTTTTCTGATGGTCTTTACTATCTCAGCTTGTGATGATGATGATAAAAGTGGGACTTTTGAGACTAGTTCTCTTGAAGCTCTAGTTACTGAGGCTGAAGGCTTAATTGCAAACAGTGAAGAAGGTATAAATGCTGGAGATTTTAAGCCAGGAGCCAAAGCAGAATTGCAAACAGTTGTTGATTGGGTTTTATGGACTATCGACAGAGCAGATAATCAAGAAGATATTTCGGATGCAGCTGTTAAATTGCAACGTTACATTGACATTTTTAAAGCAAATACAGTTGCAGTAGCAATGCCTTGGATTCAGCAAGAAAATGATACTTATATTCAGATATCTGATAACATTAAGACTGTATTAGGTGGAGAATGGACAATTGAATTGAAATGTTATATCGTTGATCTGAATACTAAAGGGTATTCAAATAATTTATTCTCTGCTGAGCAAATGGGACCAGATAGTGGATTTGGAGCTAGATATTTCGGCGATGGTAAAATTCAGATCGTAACAGGTAATAGTAATTGGGTAGATTCAGGTGATCAAGCTGGCCCAGGAACTATGATAGCTGGAGATTGGATGGATGTAACCATGACAAGTACGGGAACTCATCATGAATTATTTATTAATGGTTCAAAAGTTGCTGAAGTAGATAATACTCACTTAGTAGCTGCTGACGCTCCATTTGTTATTGGTAACAGCCCAACATGGACTGATCGTGTCTGTAATACTTTGGTGAAAGATTTTAGAGTGTGGAATTCTGTATTAGACGAATCTACCATTAATGCAAATAGAACTGCTTCATTCGAAGGTACAGAGTCTGGTTTAGAATGCTATTTTCCTTTTGGATCAGATTTAGGAGAATCTTTTGTAGATGTTACAGGGAAATACACTGCAACGATTAAAGGTAAAGTAGAGTGGATAAGCGAACCACCAGTAATCGTTTTAGACAAAGCTAAATTAACTGCTGCAATTCAGGATATTACTGATTTTAAGGCTACAGTTGTTGAAGGTGATATGGATGGTGATTATCCTGCTGGAACAATTGCTTATATCGATGCTTTAATTGTTGATGCTAATGATGCTCTTATTAATGAGACTCGTCAATCAGGTTTAGATGATAAAGCTGATGCATTAGCTGCCGCAACTGACTTGATTAATTCAATGTTAGTAGGTGATGCTGATGGTATCTTGATTGATCGTGATGTTCCTTCTGCAGTTGGTTTAAGAATTACGCCAAATTATACTCCTCAAGAAGATTACACTGTTGAGTTTAATGTAAAAGTTAAGTCTTTCTTTGGATACGGTACAGGTGAATTCTTTAATAATGGAGAGTACGGAATCTGGGTTTATGGTTATGAAGAACTTACTGAAGAGAATGTATTAAATACAGGTCGCCTTTGGAACTTTACGAATGCTGGAAATGGATGGCAAGGACCAAAAGCAGAAGCTTTATCCATTAAAGCGGGAGAATGGCAACATGTTGCTATTGTTCATGATGACGCTGCTAGAACAACTATATTATATGTTGATGGAGTTGCCAAAGGTATTCAAGAAGACATAGGTGCTCCAAACAACTCAGGATGGGGTGAAATGTGGCTTGGTAATGGCTGGGGTAAAATGGATGGTTACATGAAAGATTTCCGTTTATGGGATGTTGCTCGTGATGCTGCCGACCTTGATGCTGTCATTGATGGTACAGAAGCTGGATTGAATGTTTATTTCCCTCTTGATAGAGTGAAAGGCGTTAAATTCTCTGATGAAACAGGAACTTACCAAGGTGATATGAGAGGTATCTCATGGAACGTTGTTGAAGATTAA
- a CDS encoding SusD/RagB family nutrient-binding outer membrane lipoprotein, with translation MNKIYIVLLALGLSVMSTGCSDDFDDMNVRKDAVVDVEPKFFFNTMIQGTFSNYQRNVNLYPDLYSQYWANTVSGFGSPRYEYVDGWIGNQWREHYADMLRKAVAIQDMVGEDPVFVDAVAIKDIWMVYWWSRMTDTYGDIPYFDAGTGEAVPYTSQQEIYTDLFARLDAAITNITGDAAQYAYGDGYDIIFNGDALQWRKFGNSLRLRLAMRISNVDAVKAQAEAQAAVNGPGGLMTSNADVAKVPMWSKGWYDYLHQMAWNWNNIRMSKTFSDYLYNQSTVGEDPRAAKWFAYQVDGEPTTKEDAGFDKYLGIENGYNLVPADADKNFATINLEGGYVDFVGDGGENGMYCPVMFYSEVKFLEAEAALRGWVSGDANALYLEGVEASMDYVGVDGGDATSYVDGLTNLSGSNEAQLKQLITQKWLANFPNGVEGWADFRRTDYPDITLPKDGVSGSSSVASGTWVKRVRYPDNAHLQDEVNMPSALNTLDSDKMDIRLWWDTADTKTKDGSGLMNSNF, from the coding sequence ATGAATAAAATATATATAGTACTACTTGCATTGGGACTATCCGTTATGAGCACAGGATGTTCTGACGATTTTGATGACATGAATGTCAGAAAGGATGCAGTTGTTGATGTTGAGCCGAAGTTTTTCTTCAACACAATGATTCAAGGGACTTTTTCAAATTACCAACGTAATGTTAATTTGTACCCAGACCTATATTCTCAGTATTGGGCAAACACTGTATCTGGATTTGGTTCACCTCGTTACGAGTATGTGGACGGTTGGATAGGAAACCAGTGGAGAGAGCATTATGCAGATATGTTACGTAAAGCTGTTGCGATTCAAGATATGGTTGGAGAAGATCCAGTATTTGTTGATGCAGTTGCAATTAAAGATATCTGGATGGTTTATTGGTGGTCAAGAATGACCGATACCTATGGAGATATTCCATATTTTGATGCAGGAACAGGTGAAGCTGTGCCTTATACGTCTCAACAAGAGATTTATACGGATTTATTTGCAAGGCTTGATGCTGCAATTACAAACATTACAGGTGATGCTGCTCAGTATGCATATGGTGATGGTTACGATATAATTTTTAATGGAGATGCATTACAATGGCGTAAATTTGGAAACTCTTTACGTTTACGATTGGCAATGCGTATTTCTAATGTTGATGCAGTTAAAGCACAAGCTGAAGCTCAAGCAGCAGTTAATGGTCCTGGTGGATTAATGACAAGTAATGCTGATGTAGCAAAAGTTCCTATGTGGAGCAAAGGATGGTACGATTATTTGCACCAAATGGCTTGGAACTGGAATAACATTAGAATGTCTAAAACATTCTCAGATTACCTATACAACCAGTCTACTGTTGGAGAGGATCCAAGAGCTGCTAAATGGTTTGCTTATCAAGTTGATGGAGAACCTACAACTAAAGAAGATGCTGGTTTTGATAAGTATTTAGGTATCGAAAATGGATACAATCTTGTTCCTGCAGATGCTGATAAAAACTTTGCAACGATCAATCTAGAAGGTGGTTATGTTGATTTTGTTGGCGATGGAGGAGAGAATGGAATGTATTGTCCAGTAATGTTCTACTCTGAAGTTAAATTTTTGGAGGCTGAGGCAGCTCTAAGAGGTTGGGTTTCTGGTGATGCAAATGCATTATACTTAGAAGGTGTAGAAGCTTCAATGGATTATGTTGGAGTTGACGGAGGTGATGCAACAAGCTATGTAGATGGTTTAACAAATCTTTCTGGAAGTAATGAAGCACAATTAAAGCAATTGATTACTCAGAAATGGTTAGCTAACTTTCCTAACGGAGTAGAAGGATGGGCTGATTTCAGAAGAACTGATTATCCAGACATTACGCTACCAAAAGATGGAGTAAGTGGTAGTTCATCTGTAGCATCAGGTACTTGGGTTAAGAGAGTACGTTATCCTGATAATGCTCATCTTCAAGATGAGGTAAACATGCCATCTGCTTTAAACACTTTAGATTCTGATAAAATGGATATTAGACTTTGGTGGGATACTGCAGATACCAAAACAAAAGATGGTTCTGGTTTAATGAATAGCAATTTTTAA